A window of the Bacillus sp. A301a_S52 genome harbors these coding sequences:
- a CDS encoding 6-phospho-beta-glucosidase encodes MGKLPKDFLWGGALAAHQFEGGWDQAGKGPSVVDVMTAGAHGVPRKITDTIEQNEFYPNHEAIDFYSNYKEDIALFGEMGLKCLRTSIGWSRIFPKGDETEPNEAGLQFYDDVFDELIKHGIEPVITLSHFEMPLHLAREYGGFRNRKMVDFFVKFAEVCFKRYKDKVTYWMTFNEINNKMDVNNPLFLWTNSGVMVEEDENAKEVMYQAGHHELLASALAVAKGKEINPNFKIGAMVSHVPIYPYSSNPDDVMLAEEMMRQRYFFPDVHVRGYYPNYALKEFEREGLNIVFEDGDDEILQNGTVDYLGFSYYMSTTVKSDVMNDNTGDIVNGGLPNSVDNPYIKASDWGWAIDPTGLRYVLNRLYDRYQLPLFIVENGFGAVDTVEEDGSIHDPERIDYLRSHIQALEKAVTYDGVDLIGYTPWGIIDIVSFTTGEMKKRYGMIYVDRDNKGHGSMKRMKKDSFNWYKTVIETNGDKL; translated from the coding sequence ATGGGAAAGCTTCCGAAAGATTTTTTATGGGGTGGCGCATTAGCTGCCCACCAATTTGAAGGTGGTTGGGATCAAGCCGGAAAAGGACCGAGCGTCGTCGATGTTATGACAGCTGGAGCCCATGGGGTACCAAGAAAAATCACTGACACAATTGAACAAAATGAATTTTACCCTAACCACGAAGCAATTGACTTTTATTCTAACTACAAAGAGGATATCGCTTTATTTGGCGAAATGGGGTTGAAATGCTTAAGAACGTCTATCGGGTGGAGCCGAATTTTTCCTAAAGGTGACGAAACAGAACCAAATGAAGCAGGCTTACAATTTTATGATGACGTATTTGATGAATTAATTAAACATGGTATTGAGCCTGTTATTACGTTGTCTCACTTTGAAATGCCGCTGCACTTAGCTCGTGAATATGGCGGATTTCGTAATCGTAAAATGGTTGACTTCTTCGTGAAATTTGCTGAAGTGTGCTTCAAGCGTTATAAAGATAAAGTCACGTACTGGATGACATTTAATGAAATTAACAACAAGATGGACGTAAATAACCCACTATTTTTATGGACAAATTCAGGTGTGATGGTTGAGGAGGATGAAAATGCTAAAGAGGTGATGTATCAAGCCGGGCACCATGAATTACTGGCAAGTGCCCTAGCTGTCGCAAAAGGAAAAGAGATTAACCCTAACTTTAAAATCGGGGCAATGGTATCGCACGTCCCTATTTACCCTTATTCATCCAATCCAGATGATGTGATGCTAGCTGAGGAAATGATGAGACAGCGCTACTTCTTCCCAGATGTTCACGTGCGTGGTTACTATCCAAATTACGCCTTAAAGGAATTTGAACGGGAAGGTTTAAATATCGTGTTCGAGGACGGAGACGATGAGATTCTTCAGAATGGTACTGTTGATTATTTAGGGTTCAGTTATTACATGTCTACGACGGTGAAAAGCGATGTGATGAATGATAATACGGGTGATATCGTAAATGGCGGCCTACCTAATAGTGTGGACAACCCGTATATTAAAGCCAGTGATTGGGGCTGGGCAATCGACCCTACCGGTTTAAGGTATGTGTTAAATCGGTTGTATGATCGCTATCAACTTCCTTTGTTTATCGTTGAAAACGGCTTTGGCGCAGTTGATACCGTCGAGGAAGACGGATCAATCCATGACCCAGAACGGATTGATTATTTGCGCTCCCATATTCAAGCTTTAGAAAAAGCTGTCACGTATGATGGCGTGGACCTTATCGGCTACACACCTTGGGGCATTATCGATATCGTCTCCTTTACAACAGGCGAAATGAAAAAACGATACGGTATGATCTACGTTGATAGAGATAATAAAGGACATGGCTCCATGAAACGTATGAAAAAAGACTCGTTCAACTGGTACAAAACAGTTATCGAAACGAACGGAGACAAATTGTAA
- a CDS encoding 4'-phosphopantetheinyl transferase superfamily protein, giving the protein MERRKQELLSFITSDEQERARKIKRKQKRETFLLIRGYLRSVLSPLLNRAPQNIPLAYGTYGKPYINEECPYQFNVSHSKDRYLIGVRANGSIGVDVECHRTLNSHPMFFHPEEMRYMSKGSGNKIDRWLWLWTRKEAFGKAIGEGLSERIVQRSIMEDVIAFERKKYVLRTEQYASFTQSICIELA; this is encoded by the coding sequence TTGGAGAGGCGAAAGCAAGAGTTATTATCTTTTATCACGAGTGATGAACAAGAACGGGCAAGGAAGATCAAAAGGAAGCAGAAAAGAGAGACATTCTTACTTATACGTGGTTATCTTCGTAGTGTCCTGTCGCCTCTTTTAAATAGAGCGCCCCAAAATATCCCTCTTGCTTATGGGACTTATGGGAAACCCTATATAAATGAAGAGTGTCCTTATCAATTTAATGTTTCACATTCCAAAGATCGTTATTTAATTGGAGTACGTGCTAACGGTTCAATTGGTGTAGATGTCGAATGCCATCGGACTCTAAATAGCCATCCGATGTTTTTCCACCCGGAAGAAATGAGATATATGTCTAAAGGCTCTGGTAACAAAATAGACCGCTGGCTGTGGTTGTGGACACGTAAAGAGGCTTTTGGCAAAGCAATAGGGGAAGGATTGAGCGAAAGGATTGTCCAACGTTCAATAATGGAGGATGTAATAGCGTTTGAAAGAAAAAAATACGTGCTTAGAACGGAGCAGTACGCTAGTTTTACACAATCGATTTGTATTGAGTTGGCGTAG
- a CDS encoding FAD-dependent oxidoreductase — translation MNKEVVIVGGGPAGMLMGLLLAQEKVNVAVLEKNKDLSRDFRGETIAPGSVYLLKKLGVFPVLEKHGFIKVRKIKMYDREEKLFSVNFDELDHPQKFGIDMPQPVVLEALKEKALTYPNFSYIEGATCTDLIKDGEKVVGVRYKESEQDFELRSKLVIGAEGRYSRLQTLGNFQVHKKEFDRDLIWFKVPKPIDWEEGNLIKVYKHDHVIILPTYPDYLRVGTYISLGGNREIKQKGISSFIDKVCTIEPRLRKPMSETIKSWEDTTLLKIFTAHLDNWANDGLILIGDSAHTMSPILGQGVNIAMQDAFKLLPYVTNGLKEHSGALPADLFTDFIEKRKKQVSFVASFQSRQEQNLAASSPFQCTIRKVKMKLLDKAPFKNKVMRRLQYGIVENETMEV, via the coding sequence ATGAACAAAGAAGTGGTCATTGTTGGAGGCGGACCAGCGGGAATGTTAATGGGTCTTCTACTTGCACAGGAGAAGGTGAATGTGGCGGTTCTTGAAAAAAATAAAGACCTTAGCCGAGATTTCCGTGGTGAAACGATTGCTCCAGGATCGGTTTATCTTCTAAAGAAATTAGGGGTTTTCCCAGTGTTGGAAAAGCACGGATTTATTAAGGTCCGTAAGATTAAAATGTACGATAGAGAAGAAAAGTTATTTAGTGTCAATTTTGATGAATTAGATCATCCTCAAAAATTCGGTATTGATATGCCACAACCTGTGGTATTAGAAGCATTGAAAGAAAAGGCACTTACCTATCCAAACTTCAGTTACATTGAAGGAGCTACGTGCACGGATTTAATTAAAGATGGCGAAAAGGTGGTGGGGGTGCGTTATAAGGAAAGTGAGCAAGATTTTGAACTTAGAAGTAAACTCGTCATTGGTGCTGAAGGACGATATAGCCGGTTACAGACGCTTGGAAATTTTCAAGTCCATAAAAAAGAATTTGATCGAGATTTGATCTGGTTCAAAGTCCCTAAACCCATTGATTGGGAGGAAGGGAACCTTATTAAAGTGTATAAACATGACCATGTTATTATTCTCCCCACGTATCCAGACTATTTACGAGTGGGCACATATATCTCCTTAGGAGGAAACCGAGAGATTAAACAGAAAGGCATCTCCAGTTTTATTGATAAAGTATGTACTATAGAGCCTAGGCTACGGAAACCTATGAGCGAAACTATTAAGTCTTGGGAGGATACCACTTTATTGAAGATTTTTACGGCCCACTTAGATAATTGGGCTAATGATGGACTCATCTTAATTGGTGATTCAGCGCACACAATGTCTCCAATATTGGGACAGGGAGTGAACATTGCTATGCAGGATGCCTTTAAATTACTTCCTTATGTGACAAATGGATTAAAAGAACACTCAGGGGCTCTTCCAGCTGATTTATTTACAGATTTTATTGAAAAACGTAAAAAACAAGTATCGTTTGTCGCTAGTTTTCAATCTCGGCAAGAGCAAAATTTAGCCGCATCATCTCCATTTCAATGTACAATTCGTAAGGTCAAGATGAAGTTGTTAGACAAGGCACCATTTAAAAATAAAGTGATGAGAAGACTACAATATGGGATTGTAGAAAATGAGACAATGGAGGTATAA
- a CDS encoding beta-hydroxyacyl-ACP dehydratase, producing MLTLKEKIDVTKLQPRKMLLQTPPFLFVDRVVDFDGETITCSKYLSHNEPFFPGHFPEQPIMPGVLIIEFAAQASLLLTMIQKNATEPLMGYLVKTKDFTFYSVAEAGCELEAKVKIVEQIGAYYTAQATIKRVDNRKKIAKGQLVFYLNKEGQESS from the coding sequence ATGTTAACGTTAAAAGAAAAGATCGATGTGACGAAGCTTCAACCGAGAAAAATGCTATTGCAAACCCCTCCATTTTTATTTGTAGATAGGGTTGTAGACTTTGATGGGGAGACAATAACGTGCAGTAAATATTTATCTCATAACGAACCATTCTTTCCAGGTCACTTTCCTGAACAACCTATTATGCCAGGTGTCCTCATTATTGAATTTGCAGCGCAAGCCAGCTTGCTATTAACGATGATTCAAAAAAATGCTACTGAGCCACTCATGGGATATCTTGTGAAAACAAAAGATTTTACGTTTTATTCTGTTGCCGAAGCAGGGTGTGAGCTGGAGGCAAAAGTAAAAATTGTTGAACAGATAGGTGCTTATTATACAGCGCAAGCGACGATTAAACGAGTGGACAATCGAAAGAAAATTGCGAAGGGACAGTTAGTCTTTTATCTTAATAAAGAAGGGCAGGAATCGTCATGA
- a CDS encoding enoyl-CoA hydratase/isomerase family protein, with protein MSYVQTEIKNHVLYVTLDYPEKKNAFDASLGSALLEAIRMGNESKNIYSIVFGSKHRAYFSSGPRPEDLLTCVGHDGEEVLRHVLQIFNNCVLEIFTSPKVTIALFNGYAYGGGFNIMLACDKRLALKRAKFLENFHQMGISPDLGASYLLPSIIGYENTFEMLIQGTIFTAEEALELGLLQEVCENKQELQDRLNAYLSKVEEGYLPAITATKKLLKRYAASELKNQLDSETEELVHLFKEEEIKRRLLKLQ; from the coding sequence ATGAGTTATGTTCAAACAGAAATAAAGAACCATGTTCTCTATGTCACGCTTGATTATCCTGAAAAGAAAAATGCATTTGATGCATCTCTTGGAAGTGCATTACTTGAAGCTATCAGGATGGGGAATGAGAGCAAGAACATTTATTCAATTGTATTCGGGAGTAAACATCGCGCTTATTTCAGCAGTGGGCCACGTCCAGAGGATTTATTAACATGTGTCGGTCATGATGGAGAGGAGGTTCTAAGACATGTCCTTCAGATCTTTAACAACTGCGTGCTTGAAATTTTCACCTCCCCGAAGGTGACCATTGCTTTATTTAACGGCTACGCTTACGGCGGTGGGTTTAATATTATGCTTGCGTGTGACAAGCGCCTTGCTTTAAAGCGTGCTAAATTTCTAGAAAATTTTCATCAAATGGGAATCTCTCCCGATCTAGGTGCCAGTTACTTACTTCCAAGTATTATAGGCTATGAAAATACCTTTGAGATGCTTATCCAAGGAACTATTTTTACAGCTGAAGAAGCCCTTGAACTAGGGTTATTGCAGGAAGTATGTGAAAACAAGCAAGAGTTGCAAGATCGTTTAAACGCCTATCTTTCTAAAGTGGAGGAAGGGTACTTGCCAGCGATCACCGCAACTAAAAAACTCTTAAAAAGATATGCTGCCTCAGAACTAAAAAACCAGCTTGATAGTGAGACAGAAGAACTTGTGCACTTATTCAAAGAAGAAGAAATAAAACGTCGGTTATTGAAGCTACAATAA
- a CDS encoding NAD(P)/FAD-dependent oxidoreductase yields MARRPKKSSYDVVVIGAGMGGLSAAAYLAQEGYSVLVLERHYRAGGYAHSFRRGKFTFDSAVRIAAGAKDGGLLEDLLQAAGVENDVNFLRLDDIYTAYYPDRKMTVSRTKEGLIHSYCQEFPHETNNIKELVSEMEKLYDVTLKLLHSGDPLKVLSNPIMLKYRDKSFHDLTSSFLQDPQAIYSFSALWAYYGTPPTQGSAMFFAYAIMSYFKEDIYYAEGSFQTLADAFVKRIKALGGEVCLRNEVERVEVEDKQVKGVRLQTGEYVEAPKIICNGDFLKMIQTLVGEEHFPTRYKKRISKLKPSISAFEVFLGVDHPLEKEGLSHETFIYKDYSYDTFMEKHQALKELGAKGLSGLAISTPTLADRSLAPEGQHTAVLTTLVPYDIGSDWKEEKEAYQDQLISMAELAIPNLRNHLVHVESGTPQTMERYTNNSFGAIYGWEQNKQQMTGRPQQETPIKGLYISGQWTDPGGGVVSVILSGYKLWKKIEKESVLV; encoded by the coding sequence ATGGCAAGAAGGCCTAAAAAATCAAGCTACGATGTAGTTGTTATCGGAGCAGGTATGGGGGGACTTAGTGCAGCTGCATATCTAGCACAAGAGGGCTACTCGGTCCTTGTACTTGAACGTCATTACCGAGCAGGAGGATACGCACATTCTTTTCGTAGAGGAAAGTTTACCTTTGATTCGGCTGTACGCATTGCAGCTGGTGCGAAAGATGGTGGATTGTTAGAAGACCTATTGCAAGCAGCTGGGGTGGAAAATGACGTGAATTTCCTTCGATTGGATGACATTTATACAGCTTATTATCCCGACCGAAAGATGACAGTTAGTCGAACTAAAGAAGGACTTATTCATTCTTATTGCCAAGAGTTCCCACATGAAACTAACAACATAAAAGAGTTAGTTAGTGAGATGGAAAAGCTCTATGATGTGACATTAAAGCTTCTCCACTCTGGTGATCCATTGAAAGTGTTATCTAATCCTATCATGTTGAAATATCGCGACAAGAGCTTTCATGACTTAACCTCATCTTTTTTACAAGATCCGCAAGCTATTTATTCATTCTCTGCTTTGTGGGCGTATTACGGTACCCCACCTACGCAAGGAAGTGCCATGTTTTTTGCCTATGCCATCATGAGCTATTTTAAAGAAGATATTTACTATGCTGAAGGGAGTTTTCAAACGCTTGCCGATGCATTTGTAAAACGTATTAAGGCATTGGGAGGGGAAGTTTGTCTAAGGAATGAAGTTGAGCGTGTGGAAGTAGAAGATAAACAGGTGAAAGGTGTTCGCCTTCAAACAGGTGAATACGTGGAAGCACCAAAAATTATTTGTAATGGAGACTTTTTAAAGATGATACAAACCCTTGTGGGAGAAGAACATTTTCCTACACGGTATAAGAAACGAATTAGCAAGTTGAAGCCGTCAATTTCTGCTTTTGAAGTCTTCTTAGGGGTCGATCATCCACTTGAAAAGGAAGGCTTATCTCATGAGACGTTCATTTACAAAGATTACAGCTATGACACGTTTATGGAAAAGCACCAAGCATTGAAAGAGTTAGGGGCAAAAGGCCTTAGTGGTTTAGCCATTTCCACACCTACTCTGGCGGATCGGAGTTTAGCACCGGAAGGACAACATACAGCTGTTCTGACAACTCTAGTGCCATATGATATTGGATCTGATTGGAAAGAGGAAAAGGAGGCCTACCAAGACCAATTGATTTCAATGGCTGAGCTAGCCATTCCGAATCTTCGTAATCATCTTGTTCATGTGGAATCGGGTACACCTCAAACGATGGAGCGTTATACAAATAATAGCTTTGGTGCCATTTATGGATGGGAGCAAAATAAGCAGCAAATGACAGGTCGCCCCCAGCAAGAAACACCGATTAAAGGGCTTTATATTTCTGGTCAATGGACTGATCCAGGCGGGGGGGTCGTCTCAGTTATACTTTCAGGCTATAAATTGTGGAAAAAAATTGAAAAAGAAAGTGTGTTGGTATAG
- a CDS encoding 2-oxo acid dehydrogenase subunit E2 — MTIKVEPLPPVRRHTVHFLEKANESQAIYLSTEIDASTLLDAKTTFKQRSENISYVSFFLYAISRAIEAYPEVNCSVQGKRHLKRWQFSSIDGKVTMDTLARGERIVTSHVIQNLNKKSLSVIQEEINELKGVSFETGEQFTAIRKLQQLPTWLGRKIFKKVMKKPETWQQTQGSFTVTSLGHVPINSFFPMTTSTTCFGIGAIRRCPVVVEDDIVIKSMVPLSMTFDHRAIDGALAADFLHHIKTLIEEWEGEAWQEGLKNQATM, encoded by the coding sequence ATGACAATTAAAGTTGAGCCATTACCACCGGTAAGGCGGCATACTGTTCACTTTCTTGAGAAAGCAAATGAAAGTCAGGCAATCTACTTAAGTACAGAAATTGACGCCTCTACACTATTGGATGCGAAGACGACATTTAAGCAACGTTCAGAGAACATAAGCTATGTGAGCTTTTTCCTTTATGCCATTTCCCGAGCTATTGAAGCGTATCCAGAAGTTAATTGCTCAGTTCAAGGAAAGCGGCATCTGAAACGTTGGCAGTTCTCTTCAATTGATGGCAAAGTGACCATGGATACTCTAGCTAGAGGGGAACGAATCGTCACCTCACACGTGATACAAAACTTAAATAAAAAATCCCTTTCAGTCATTCAGGAGGAGATAAATGAGCTAAAGGGAGTTTCATTTGAGACAGGTGAACAATTCACAGCTATCCGAAAGCTTCAGCAGCTCCCAACGTGGTTAGGGCGAAAAATTTTTAAGAAAGTGATGAAGAAGCCAGAAACATGGCAGCAAACCCAAGGGAGCTTTACTGTGACGTCGCTTGGACATGTTCCAATCAACTCATTTTTTCCTATGACTACGAGTACAACTTGTTTCGGAATAGGTGCTATTCGCCGTTGTCCTGTTGTTGTTGAGGACGATATTGTCATTAAATCAATGGTGCCTCTTAGTATGACTTTTGACCATCGAGCCATTGATGGGGCTTTGGCAGCTGACTTTTTACATCATATTAAAACATTGATAGAGGAATGGGAGGGAGAGGCATGGCAAGAAGGCCTAAAAAATCAAGCTACGATGTAG
- a CDS encoding acyl carrier protein: protein MLTTVEKTVLDIFQDVMELEEADVTLDFSKEEDSEWDSVNSLRLFTNIEAECHVKLDLDKFMAISTVREIVELVEASRK, encoded by the coding sequence ATGCTGACGACAGTTGAGAAAACAGTTTTAGACATTTTTCAAGATGTGATGGAGCTCGAGGAAGCTGACGTGACATTGGATTTTTCAAAAGAGGAAGATTCTGAATGGGATTCAGTCAATTCCTTGAGACTTTTCACAAATATTGAAGCTGAGTGTCATGTCAAACTTGACTTGGATAAGTTTATGGCTATTTCAACAGTTCGCGAAATTGTTGAATTAGTGGAGGCATCGAGAAAATGA
- a CDS encoding HAD-IIIC family phosphatase — MNERERLNQIKSCIHQNDSDMSHKFTQLLFDIESPVQQNKIGKLLRKWEGGRTHAKIAIVGNHTTDGLEDALRFDAAKRQINLKVLTTGFNQWAVQMLQSDSELDAFEGDVTVCSLDESVIYQHIQTNEWSVNTIAKALEAAIHDITHVVSSFASRHHGTIVLHTIPLPLADLKAILGYREKQRVSSLWRKFNVQLLELHTNIPNIITLDFDVLTQGASQIRDDRLKYFGSMSYSVEAWHGLSSEVVAIVAAKKGLTKKVLALDLDHTIWGGIIGDDGVKGIALSDAFPGNQYKSFQKVIRRLHEQGVLLTIASKNDWENVKAVFEENEHMVLKEEAFTQIFCHWEPKTDSLRKMATQLNLGLDSFLFIDDNPFERQLMTEEIPDVTVIPIGKDPSRYSMDLLENGWFNTLGLTNEDRERSQKYKQLVQHEKLKESSTSLEDYLKQLQMVIKWTKLEKHQISRVTQLSQRTNQFNLTTERLTEADVTRTMDENVAESIYTFGLEDRFGDNGLVGYFHVSEEGKTWRIRNAVMSCRVFKRQVETEALHLLFEEARSKGVQTISGTYRQTAKNRFVAAFYEEHGFKAEGDDWLSSCSCSLPKVPWIKQQLTSERMKA; from the coding sequence ATGAATGAGCGTGAACGCCTAAACCAGATTAAATCATGTATTCATCAAAATGACTCTGATATGAGCCATAAGTTTACACAACTTCTTTTTGACATAGAAAGTCCAGTTCAACAGAACAAAATAGGAAAACTATTGCGTAAGTGGGAAGGTGGGAGAACTCATGCAAAAATAGCGATTGTAGGAAATCATACAACCGATGGATTGGAAGATGCCCTTAGATTTGATGCTGCTAAAAGGCAAATAAATTTAAAGGTGTTGACCACAGGCTTTAATCAATGGGCGGTTCAGATGCTCCAATCAGATAGTGAGCTCGATGCTTTTGAAGGTGATGTCACAGTCTGCTCGCTCGACGAGTCTGTCATCTATCAACATATCCAGACTAATGAGTGGTCAGTCAATACGATTGCAAAGGCTTTAGAGGCGGCAATTCATGACATCACTCATGTTGTTAGCTCTTTTGCTTCCCGACATCATGGCACGATCGTTCTTCATACAATTCCTCTACCACTGGCTGACTTAAAAGCGATTTTAGGCTATCGCGAAAAGCAACGTGTATCCTCTCTATGGAGAAAATTTAACGTTCAATTGCTTGAGTTGCACACTAACATACCCAACATCATTACTCTTGATTTTGATGTGTTGACACAAGGGGCAAGTCAAATAAGAGATGATAGATTAAAGTACTTTGGATCCATGAGTTACAGTGTGGAAGCATGGCATGGTCTTTCTTCTGAAGTCGTCGCTATTGTAGCGGCTAAAAAAGGGCTGACGAAAAAAGTATTGGCTCTTGATTTAGATCACACCATTTGGGGAGGCATTATTGGAGATGATGGTGTGAAGGGAATCGCACTGTCTGATGCTTTCCCTGGTAACCAATATAAATCATTTCAAAAAGTTATTCGTCGTCTACATGAGCAAGGTGTTCTATTGACGATTGCTAGTAAAAATGACTGGGAAAATGTAAAGGCTGTTTTTGAAGAAAATGAACACATGGTTTTAAAGGAGGAGGCGTTCACACAAATTTTTTGTCATTGGGAGCCAAAAACAGATAGTCTCCGTAAGATGGCGACTCAGCTTAACTTAGGTTTAGATTCCTTTCTATTTATAGATGACAATCCATTTGAGAGACAGCTGATGACAGAAGAAATTCCGGATGTGACGGTGATACCAATCGGAAAAGATCCGAGTCGTTACTCAATGGATCTATTGGAGAATGGGTGGTTTAATACACTAGGCTTAACAAATGAGGATCGAGAGCGATCGCAAAAATATAAACAATTAGTCCAGCACGAAAAACTTAAAGAATCGTCTACATCGCTTGAAGATTATCTCAAACAATTACAAATGGTTATTAAATGGACCAAATTGGAGAAACACCAAATTTCAAGAGTTACTCAGCTTTCTCAACGTACAAATCAATTTAATTTGACGACTGAACGTTTAACAGAAGCAGATGTGACAAGGACAATGGACGAGAATGTAGCTGAATCCATTTATACGTTTGGTTTGGAGGATCGTTTTGGTGACAACGGATTGGTGGGCTACTTTCATGTTTCTGAGGAAGGAAAGACATGGCGTATTAGGAATGCTGTCATGAGTTGCCGAGTTTTTAAACGCCAAGTGGAAACAGAAGCCCTTCATTTATTATTCGAGGAAGCACGATCCAAAGGAGTACAAACTATTTCAGGCACATATCGACAGACAGCGAAAAATAGATTTGTGGCTGCTTTTTATGAAGAACATGGCTTTAAAGCAGAAGGAGATGACTGGCTATCTTCATGCAGTTGCTCTCTTCCAAAAGTACCGTGGATTAAGCAGCAACTAACTAGCGAAAGGATGAAAGCGTAA
- a CDS encoding 3-oxoacyl-ACP synthase III family protein, with protein sequence MLVQESKQESRVAVAPRIIGYGECLPGKPITNDQMEDVLSIRKEWIDKMIGNDTRHFAVDFTKRTIEYSLTDLCTAAAEGAIEQTGINPQEIDVIVLSTATPDHLMPATVNLVADRLGLHHIQTYQIQAGCSGALQALDVARHLLVGERRYALVIGGDVCNKYMDLTRDFTKLRSSELINYALFGDGAGALLLTTKNCDGLEITSLENRFEGLGEEAGQVMNWFGTVPENIQELSKREIRKQYQSAKEDYKAIEKRVPIMTDQVLTTLLEERNWKKEEVTYFLPPQLGWNMTKTIIDSLGLSLDSTINCVQETGNNGNALPYLQLKKLHGRLKPSNKVVGVAIESSKWIKTGITLEYKEGATNE encoded by the coding sequence ATGTTGGTGCAGGAATCGAAACAGGAATCTAGAGTAGCGGTCGCTCCTAGAATCATCGGGTATGGCGAATGTTTACCAGGAAAACCTATTACAAATGATCAAATGGAAGACGTGTTATCCATTCGAAAAGAGTGGATTGATAAGATGATTGGCAATGACACTAGACATTTTGCTGTAGATTTTACCAAACGAACAATAGAGTATAGCCTGACAGATTTATGTACTGCAGCTGCTGAAGGAGCGATTGAGCAAACTGGCATCAACCCCCAAGAGATTGATGTGATCGTTCTATCTACTGCCACACCAGATCATTTAATGCCTGCAACAGTGAATCTAGTGGCTGACCGTCTAGGATTACATCATATACAAACGTATCAAATTCAGGCGGGATGTTCAGGAGCTCTTCAAGCATTAGATGTGGCACGTCACCTTCTTGTTGGTGAACGGCGTTATGCGCTTGTCATCGGCGGAGATGTGTGCAACAAATACATGGATTTAACACGTGATTTTACAAAGCTAAGGTCATCTGAATTAATTAACTATGCCTTATTTGGAGATGGAGCAGGAGCTCTCCTATTAACAACTAAAAATTGCGACGGGTTAGAAATTACCTCTCTTGAAAATCGTTTCGAAGGGCTTGGGGAAGAAGCGGGGCAGGTGATGAATTGGTTTGGTACCGTGCCAGAGAATATTCAAGAACTAAGTAAGCGGGAGATTCGTAAGCAATATCAATCAGCAAAAGAAGATTACAAAGCGATTGAAAAACGAGTCCCAATTATGACGGATCAGGTACTCACCACATTACTTGAAGAAAGAAATTGGAAGAAAGAAGAGGTAACTTACTTTCTTCCTCCCCAGCTGGGATGGAACATGACAAAAACGATTATCGACTCTTTAGGGCTTTCTCTAGATTCCACGATAAATTGTGTACAAGAGACAGGGAACAACGGAAATGCCCTTCCATACTTACAATTAAAAAAACTTCATGGAAGACTTAAACCGAGTAATAAAGTCGTAGGGGTTGCCATTGAATCTTCCAAATGGATAAAAACGGGCATCACACTGGAATACAAAGAGGGTGCGACCAATGAATGA